From Solanum stenotomum isolate F172 chromosome 2, ASM1918654v1, whole genome shotgun sequence:
TTCTGGCCACTACTACaactagatgctccctctctTCCTTtgcctctacctctacctgCTGAAGTCTGGGGTCCACGCCCTGTAGGCTGTGCTGATAAAGAGGAACCTACTATTGACCTGGTCGACTGACctataccaccctgacctatggtcGGACAGTTTCTCCACACATGCCcctcctgtccacaagaataacaacctgtGGAACCCTGTTTACACCTCCCGAAATGCAGCCTACCACAAGTTGCGCAACGTGGCGGTGCTGTCCTAGCTTGGCCTGAGCCTCTCTGCTGATGAGAGTCTGATGCTCGTGAGCCCTCACCTAGGCCTGATTGTCCCTGACTATaaaatctactaccctggaactgctgtggtggaggtctaggtggcctcATAAAATATCGgggtctgggaccaccctgaaAATCTCCCTGCGAACCAGCGGGCCTAGCCCTCTACTGTCTTTCTCTCTCGACCCTCTCACTCGTATACTGTAGATGTCGGCGATCCTCTATGCCCCGTGTGAAGGCCTGAATCtgcgagatatccatattatcatttagcgcagcggtagaacaagcctcgatatagtctgagtcaagccctcccacaaatctacgcaccctgtcatgcatcgtatcaacaaatgctggtgcatatctagccaatgaatcaaatctcaacccgtactctcggacactcatgccaccctgtcggaggttcagaaactggtccacccggccatccctaatctctcgaggcaaatagtgatctatgaaagcttttgtaaagctatcccaagtgggtagagatGTATCTTTTTCCCTAGATTTCTCCCAACTTTCataccacaatactgcaacatcacgcaatcgaaatgctgctaactcaactgactcagtcgctgaggcatgcataactctgaagatcctatgaaactgatcaacaaagtgttgAGGGTCTTTTCTGCAATCTGTTcctgtaaactgtggaggattcaaggcaagaaattcacgaactctTGAACTTCCgggcccttcagaaggtccgACAATATCTGGCACAACTGGTTGGCACTGTGCAGCTACTAACTGTATCAgatggaataggaggaactagaggtggtactgCTGGTGGAGCCGGAAGTCTTGTAGCCCTCGGAGGTTCCTGAAGCTGTGGAGAAACTAtagggggctgagaagatgtctccccccGGGTCTCACAATGGGCAACTTCCACTTGTGGTGCTTTGTCGGTACCCTCACTTGCAGTTGTATCTAGCCCCTGGCTAGTTGTGGTCTGTCTAGTGTCAgtcatctctatctgcatacaagtatcaattataagccagaaacctcaacccttaagacaccgtTCTATAGCACGAAGTaagcaaaagaaggatagtcattctaacatgcccgacagcttcttgcttatcgaatgtggtgcacaacacctttataaacaagactctactagacatggcttgcagactccctaggatacgaagttgctctgataccaagtttgtcacaccccaaactcaaggggtgCAACTGACTCTTaaagccaaaactcaggcccaagccgaccctgctgaaccatttgctactagcgcatggcagtcacatgcaattaagaaaataaacaagtatatctcggcttaaaactaagccctcggccggcaaggcccctgtcaacagatctacaaaagaaccagctacacccaagagttcatataaagaaatatccaactagcacagaaatcctgattgggccgtcgaggccaccatgatatctataccaaaactaaaaacaggtaaatatcagtacaatacatcaaacaactcacaagcttcagcaaaccaacaacataggccagcatggccataacgtagctataaaccccacacactagtctgcaagcctctaagagtagtaaagattggtgggacagggccccagcctacccatgagaatatatacaacaaaaggtaacaaacctcccaactctggcagctccgaaGGAAAGGGGTTGACCaatcggataaaagtcaatcctgctgataTGGAGGTTTACTCGGTCATCTGTCGGGACCTgtatgcatgaatgcagcgcccccaaggcaatggggcgtcagtacaaaataatgtacagagtatgaaaggcaatacactatgatgaggtatcctgatatactagaataatctgataaataaattaaagataagataattgtactgacctacttctaaatctaaatttatcaaaaataataaaacaacaacctaaccaagcccccataagctcggtcggtacaaacagcacacaaggcCACCTACTCatgcccccataagcccgaaaggtgccaatcagcctgtatacccctatcggtagtcccctagccccgcagGTAGTCACATAaccctcttaggcatcaacatagcttatagacaactcatagccctcttaggcaacaacatggctctgtaggaagcacataaccttcttaggcgtcaatatatatccctgtaggcaactcatagctcttctaggcatcaataactctgctaggcatagatcacattcctgtaGCTAACAACAATAGCTtaaaggcaacaataacaatccaacagctaaaagtgagcaatttagttataagcaacctatacaaatagcctctaagtcgtgtccaacatacgaatattactactgaataagaatctcgttaagagaggattatacgcactcgagcagccaacaatcaacaataatggctataagtataacaacgataacaactcaattacattgctcctaagctttaaggaaacataccataggaagagaatagccttaacatacctttttcgctaaattcacgtggtctaaagactttaactcataactccctcgatactacaacaaggtaggaccataatcaacacacaaaataaaagataccatgacaatacaataaaatatatgtatttccgtcgcaaattgctatttcaTGTTTATAAAAGCTaaagtcgatgaaagaagggtcttacctcgatcttaggttcgtaattcacctcaaaaccttcaaattataccacgatgatgagcccaacgcgtagaacaactttcgtcaaggacttacgtcgagaaaatctatatttcacttgatcctaaaaatgggtttctatgttttttctgtatatttagcttaaaatgaagaaaaaacttcaagaagaagatatatacaactttccaccgccctagggccccacctcacgtgcctgcttgcgcaATCCCAcgaaaatacaaatatctctctattctgaagtcatatgaatgaacggtttgatgcgttagaaactagactcgtagaccttcgattcgatagtttgtgggccccataactcttcatagattgggagaaaacctccaagacattcgacccaaatttcagagaaataattaagaaggaacttacgataacttccgccaacttttattttgccacttacctaacttcaaaacttgagatgcaacacttgaagacttaaaataggacataccacatcattcttaatttattactcaccctccttgtctttccacgaagatacgagttaatttagatgttttgaaaagtcggggtgttacaccaGGTAAGACTCCTAATCCAAGCCTACCATTTTCAACAGGAATGGGACCGAAGAGAGCAAGAGTTTCAACGTACGGAGCAAGAATACCTGAGTAGGGAACAAGAGTTCCAGCATCGAGAATATGAAAGCCAAAGGGCATTAGCCTTTTCCACGCAAGAGTTAGCTGACGCGAGAGCCTGTCTGATACGTTTTGACTTGAACTTGGATGATCAGCTTAACACCCTCTAGGGCGTGTCGATGTCTTCCAAAGCTGTGTTCGCTGAGCCGCATGTGATAACCAGCAAGTTCCTCATTCGTGAAGAAGTGGAAAAAGCAAGAGGAGGAGCAGGTCCTTCAGCATTTTAGTTATCTTATTCCTCTGCGTGGGATTGATGTTCTTGTATTTGCAGTTTATCCCTTCCCTAAAAGATGTATCCATTTGCTTAAATGAATTCTCTATTGTTTATGAATCTTATTTTGGGGGATGCAACTATTTGTTTCAAAAAGCTCAATACATCCTCCAAATCGCTAGGCATACCCTGGGCATAAAAGGGTCACATGCATGTTTAGGACGCGATATTTGTGTGACttaactgtttatgtgataTGTTGGTTTGAATAAGGACATTTTTAGCCTACTTCTTTTCggaaattttctaaaaaaattccCCAATACCAAATACAAGCCACTACcaaatgtccgaccaaaattccataagtcttaagtttctcagccagaaataaaattttactatCAAATCCTGAAATATTACTTTATCATCTCATAAAAGGTAAAATTGttgctaagatggaaaaagggAAGGGTATCGACATAGATCTAACTgaggaggatttgaggatgaaattaCAGCGGCTCAAACAAGAGATTCAGGAAACCAGAAAAaggagaatagaagtggagtttACCACTGCAATCGCACGAACCGCAAATGCGACACTAGATGCGAAATTGGcagcaaagatgacaaaatgtgTTGTTATAGATGAAGAGACAGTTGTTGTGCGGAAGAAGCGTGATGCCCTCAAAGATATAACTGTGATGTTTCAGAAGCCACGTAGAAAGCACTTTTTCTTCAGCCAAGAGGCCCACATCAGTGGTCTCAAAGACACCGGACctgaagctactgaagaagatacTGGGGAGGAAATNaagctactgaagaagataatggggaggaaattgtctataggcCTCCTCTTCAGGGACGGTGGAAGGATGGGAATGAGAAAAACACCCTCGAAGCATATGAGCTTACCCCCCGTGATTACTGCGACAATCACAAGAAAAATGGCTTGGGTGGAGgaacattttatcttttaggagctttattgtctatttttcactttccttgtaacTTTCAAGagatgaatgaatgaaaatgaaattttctttgtattcgaactacgtagggcctgaattctccttcggagatacgtaggcagcctttcaaggctcGACCCCTATCTTCTAAAATTTTTTTCCccttcattctacaaggaaacattgagcTGAGATCAACAGATGCCAgaagatgcagcaagaagaccttagctcaatgCAATTTAACCTTTCTGAGTCACCAACCTCAGCATAAAAAacgagcaaattcctgcttgttcaaaagtcaGTCCCATTATTCGTAGGTTAGCATGTCCTCAAACAAAGaaacttttatgtgtttatctgctttctatgtgatattttgcattatttgtgctgaatcaaaactaacagatttgcctttgagttgtttttctcaaCAGGTAGTTAGAATTGATCTGTGTCGATAAGCTGGctgatcatccttatttcactagatctaaaggtcctacagattccttccccaatcaaagttcacaaaagggaGAAGCagcaatgggtgataacaacgaagaaaccagccttactgatgtcgtggtggctcaaTCCGCCCTTGCTGAGcagaatgaactgatcctgcagttgatgcaataaattgctgagatgagggtcgagatgCAGAGAAAACACGATTTGCCTTCTCCGATTTTTGCTGTCAAAGCTCAACCAGACGGAAGACCTCCAGCTCAAATTCCCCCTACTAACGTGGAACAAGCTCAAAACCCGTCTTTAAGCCCTGCTCGTAATCCCTCCATCATTGACGTTACCACCTAAAACCCCCATTACCCCTCAGCCTTTTATCaaacaccaccccctcctcaaaataccaacctccaagcaccactccctcccccccaatgcaaaccaccaaactggCCTACCCCCTCACAACCAAAACGTTAATAACCCACATACTTCCATCCTTCACCAAAACCAGTATACCAGCCCCCAGACTTTCCCCCAGAGCTATCACGCCCCTTTAAATGGCTAGAGTCCCTCTATTGCTCCACCACTACCGCAAAAGGCCACTTTCCAAATACTAGTCCCCAACGAGCATGACGCCCATGGTTCGGAGCTCAaccactatgaggagagggaaagagagtggaggtcaaaggaagagaccgCTAAGATAGatatgaaaaaggaaattagagaagccatgaaggagttgaactgcattcctgaggtcgCTGGGTTAAGTTACGAAGACCTGTGCATTTATTcgaatttggacctcccggaAGGGTTCAAAGTGCCAAAATTCAACATTTTCGGAGGAACGGGAAACCCCTTAGCACACCTGAGGacctactgtgaccaactcgtgggagttgggagagacgaagctttgttaatgcagttttttagccgaagtttgagcggagaggctctagagtggtttacgtctcatgaaacGAGACAGTGGTCTTGTTGGAATGCtctggctaaggacttcatcgaacgattcacctacaatgtggagatcgttcctgagCGTTACTcattggagaagatgaagcagaagccAACCGAAAGTTATAGAGAATTTGCATATAGATGGCAGAAGGAGACAGCTAGAGTTAGCCCTCCTATGTTGGATAAGGAAATCGTtgaagtgtttgtgcgggtgcaagagcccgaatattatgacagaatcatgttgctcgttggatcaaaatttgctgagatagtcaaggtaggtaagactatcgaagatggattgagaaccgggaagatCGCCCTTGTTGCTGCCTCGCCCGGATCTTCGGGTTtgttaaagaagaaaagagatgatGTGTCCTCTATTTCCtatgaggggaagaagaccccaaggaaaacctcatcataccaaggtcgttctcgaccttcacagagttcgtACCCGATTTGTTATACACAGGCTGATTACCAAAATAATCCTCCTCCCAGttatcaaaatacccctcctcccatttaccaaactccccctactATCTATCAAACTCCCCCTCCAGTTTACCAAATCCCATCTTATCACTACCGAAATATCGCCCCTAACTATGCCAACATTCAGACAAATTACCAAACgcctcccccaatgtaccaaaccccagctccactttaccaaaatacccccccgaactaccaagctccacaaccaaattaccaaaccaactcatatcccaggTATCAAGGCCCCCGTCCAAACGCTCCAAATTATCGCCAAATGCCTCCTCCGCAACAATGAAATTACGATCCCcccgtcctagatttgagaagaagcctgctAAAATTTTCACTCCGCTCATTGAAAGTCGAACAAAGTTGTTCGAGTGATTAACCGcggcaggatatattcatccagtggggcACAAACCGGTTGatactagctcaaagttttacagacccTACCAGAGGTGCGCATATTACTCCAACAAtgttggacatgataccgaggactgtatcaacctgaaaCATAAAATCCAAGACCTGATCGATCAGAACATGGTCTCTCTTTAGACGGTCGCGTCCAATGTCAACAGTAATCC
This genomic window contains:
- the LOC125856123 gene encoding cold shock domain-containing protein 3-like, translating into MRPPRPPPQQFQGSRFYSQGQSGLGEGSRASDSHQQRGSGQARTAPPRCATCGRLHFGRCKQGSTGCYSCGQEGHVWRNCPTIGQGGIGQSTRSIVGSSLSAQPTGRGPQTSAGRGRGKGREGASSCSSGQNRTYSLAGQQDLESSPDVMTGTLNV